A section of the Deinococcus multiflagellatus genome encodes:
- a CDS encoding metal-dependent hydrolase, with product MKIRFLGHSAFLLETPEHRLLLDPFLSGNPQASLSVEEALALKPSAVLISHAHGDHWGDALAFAKGGVPLIATAEIGGYAMKHGAANAVAMNIGGTYRADWGSVYLTPAWHSSSFPDGTYGGMPTGLVIELGGQRVYFAGDTSLFSDMRLIGDRELDAALLPIGDHFTMGPEEAARALELLRPRVAVPMHYGTFPVLRGDPAVFAREGQARGAEVRVLAPGEDTEL from the coding sequence ATGAAGATTCGCTTTCTTGGCCACAGCGCCTTTTTGCTGGAAACCCCCGAGCACCGTCTGCTGCTGGACCCCTTCCTGAGCGGCAACCCCCAGGCCAGCCTGAGTGTGGAAGAGGCCCTGGCCCTGAAGCCCAGCGCCGTGCTGATCAGCCACGCGCACGGCGACCACTGGGGCGACGCCCTGGCCTTTGCCAAGGGAGGGGTGCCGCTGATCGCCACCGCTGAAATTGGGGGGTACGCCATGAAACACGGCGCTGCCAACGCGGTCGCCATGAACATTGGCGGCACCTACCGCGCCGACTGGGGCAGCGTGTACCTGACCCCGGCGTGGCACAGTTCCTCCTTTCCAGACGGCACCTACGGCGGGATGCCCACCGGGCTGGTGATCGAACTGGGCGGGCAGCGCGTCTACTTTGCCGGTGACACCAGCCTCTTTTCCGACATGCGCCTGATTGGCGACCGCGAACTGGACGCCGCGCTGCTGCCCATTGGCGACCATTTCACGATGGGACCGGAAGAAGCGGCGCGCGCCCTGGAACTGCTGCGCCCCCGGGTGGCCGTTCCCATGCACTACGGCACCTTTCCGGTGCTGAGGGGCGACCCGGCCGTGTTCGCCCGCGAGGGGCAGGCACGCGGCGCCGAGGTGCGGGTGTTGGCACCGGGCGAAGACACCGAGTTGTAA
- a CDS encoding acyltransferase encodes MTWLKPVEIGPDAQATFGEFVRDLDARLSDPATDRYDLTRDILAQTMYGRSYAQLCADAPLAALNLDARNITFEAEYYMATDAEQFARVKPLLWLWKSLDQTPVGQNPVLGIPIRRALAGHIFKRVGRNFKCWQNVEFSVGYNMEVGHDVVVHRHVLLDDIGGIELHDGASVSDYVNIYSHTHSVLDGPDVTLRKTVIGRGARITYHSTVLAGSVVSDDAMLATHALLRGDIPPHGIAMGLPARTTRLKLRPPTEVHVDARVWPHDAGRKANPEFPDPTPNQTRVPGEADVDVRQPVGREG; translated from the coding sequence GTGACGTGGCTCAAGCCAGTGGAAATCGGACCGGACGCGCAGGCGACGTTCGGTGAATTCGTGCGCGACCTGGACGCGCGTCTCTCGGACCCGGCCACCGACCGGTATGACCTGACCCGCGACATTCTGGCGCAAACGATGTATGGCCGCTCTTACGCGCAGCTGTGCGCCGACGCCCCGCTGGCCGCCCTGAACCTGGACGCGCGCAACATCACCTTCGAGGCCGAATACTACATGGCCACCGACGCCGAGCAGTTTGCCCGGGTCAAGCCCCTGCTGTGGCTGTGGAAATCGCTGGACCAGACCCCGGTGGGCCAGAACCCCGTGCTGGGCATTCCGATTCGCCGGGCGCTGGCGGGCCACATCTTCAAGCGGGTGGGGCGCAACTTCAAATGCTGGCAGAACGTGGAATTCAGCGTGGGCTACAACATGGAGGTGGGCCACGATGTGGTCGTTCACCGCCATGTGCTGCTGGACGACATTGGCGGCATTGAGCTGCACGATGGCGCCTCGGTCAGCGACTACGTGAACATTTACAGCCACACCCACAGCGTGCTGGACGGCCCCGACGTGACCCTGCGCAAGACGGTGATCGGCCGGGGCGCACGCATCACCTACCACTCCACGGTGCTGGCGGGCAGCGTGGTCAGCGACGACGCCATGCTGGCCACGCACGCCCTGCTGCGCGGCGACATTCCGCCGCACGGCATTGCGATGGGCCTGCCCGCACGCACCACCCGCCTCAAGCTGCGCCCCCCCACCGAAGTCCATGTGGACGCCCGGGTGTGGCCGCACGACGCGGGCCGCAAGGCCAACCCCGAATTCCCCGATCCCACCCCCAACCAGACCCGGGTGCCCGGAGAAGCCGATGTGGACGTCCGGCAGCCGGTGGGCCGCGAGGGGTAG
- a CDS encoding type IV pilus twitching motility protein PilT has protein sequence MTQPADITDILRFAADKGASDVIITVGLSPQFKLQGVYDAQGFSELGPTDTRKLMYSMMNEKQQRTFEERRELDFSFALGEKARFRVNAFMQRGNVGGVLRLIPTKIKSAQEMGLPQSVVDISNAPRGLVLVTGPTGSGKSTTLAAMIDHINTTKRLHIMTIEDPIEFMHTHKQSIINQREVGADTMSFNDALRAVLRQAPDVILVGEMRDYETIKAAVTAAETGHLVMGTLHTNSAPESIDRIVDVFPEEQQEQIRVQLANNLVAVMTQQLLPRLDGQGRILAYELLIANPAVRALIREGKTFQITSVMQTGAREGMVTMDAFLANLYRRRVISFDTGVERAVDAKEFARLANDPTIGQAGGAASMPAGYGSAPVQGFGATAPTQSTGRGDAGRGDARSTSTPEMGGGGYGRR, from the coding sequence ATGACCCAGCCCGCCGACATCACCGATATTCTGCGTTTCGCCGCCGACAAGGGCGCGTCCGACGTGATCATCACCGTTGGGCTCTCGCCGCAGTTCAAGCTGCAGGGGGTGTACGACGCCCAGGGCTTTTCCGAACTGGGCCCCACCGACACCCGCAAGCTGATGTACTCCATGATGAACGAAAAGCAGCAGCGCACCTTTGAAGAGCGGCGCGAACTGGACTTCTCGTTTGCCCTGGGGGAAAAGGCGCGCTTCCGCGTGAACGCCTTTATGCAGCGCGGCAACGTGGGCGGCGTGCTGCGCCTGATTCCCACCAAGATCAAGAGCGCCCAGGAAATGGGGCTGCCGCAAAGCGTGGTGGACATCTCGAACGCCCCGCGCGGGCTGGTGCTGGTGACCGGGCCCACGGGTTCGGGCAAGTCCACGACCCTGGCGGCCATGATTGACCACATCAACACCACCAAGCGGCTGCACATCATGACCATCGAAGACCCCATCGAGTTCATGCACACGCACAAGCAGTCCATCATCAACCAACGCGAGGTGGGCGCCGACACCATGAGCTTCAACGACGCCCTGCGCGCCGTGCTGCGTCAGGCCCCCGACGTGATTCTGGTGGGCGAAATGCGTGACTACGAGACGATCAAGGCCGCCGTGACCGCCGCCGAAACCGGGCACCTCGTGATGGGCACGCTGCACACGAACAGCGCGCCGGAATCCATTGACCGTATCGTGGACGTGTTCCCCGAAGAGCAGCAGGAGCAGATTCGCGTGCAGCTGGCAAACAACCTCGTGGCGGTCATGACCCAGCAGCTGCTGCCGCGTCTGGACGGCCAGGGCCGCATCCTGGCCTATGAACTCCTGATCGCCAACCCCGCCGTGCGCGCGCTGATCCGCGAGGGCAAGACCTTCCAGATCACCAGCGTCATGCAGACCGGGGCGCGCGAGGGCATGGTCACCATGGACGCCTTTCTGGCCAACCTGTACCGCCGCCGCGTGATTTCGTTTGACACTGGCGTGGAGCGCGCAGTGGACGCCAAGGAGTTTGCCCGGCTGGCGAATGACCCCACGATTGGGCAGGCGGGCGGCGCGGCCAGCATGCCCGCCGGCTACGGCAGCGCGCCCGTGCAGGGCTTTGGCGCCACCGCCCCCACCCAGAGCACCGGGCGCGGCGACGCGGGCCGGGGCGACGCCCGCAGCACCAGCACGCCAGAAATGGGCGGCGGCGGCTACGGCCGGCGGTAA
- a CDS encoding ATPase, T2SS/T4P/T4SS family, whose protein sequence is MALSIGDRRLGAILLEQGYVNDSDLQKALVRHAEVGGRLADILIDSGLVGEKRIARAIEEALGIPLVNLLVVTPDPAALSAVRAQTALNVQAFPFALDNGTLRVAIVDPLSSYAIEALEDDSGLNIEPYQALRDQIMWAIATNYPELNLSADLPADAEGGSGGGMMGQRLIARGLITDAQLQMALDAQQQTGEPLGATLIAQKAITEDQLYEVLAEQAGTVFLRNPRDFQPSEDVLGAMLRADALRLTAVPVDETDTGVTVVTSDPRKRDDLEALIGRPVNLILAKPADVELLIERFYPQRGRLGEQMVQQGTLSRAQLREALQVQAREGRVKALGEVIVELGFAGADEIDNALQKQNAGGGRLEDTLVQSGKLSPEMLARSLAAQLGYEFLDPVQNPPDAKVALMIPEATARRYGVVPIRLQGESLVIAMKDPRNVFALDDLKLITGREIVPAVMAEKDIIRLIERYFGNKDMADLNQKLVQESNKREKESKRADDVDISAGLDDNAVVRVVDNIIREAALQEASDIHIEPTESALRVRYRVDGVLREQNALPKGSAQSILARIKILGSLDISERRVPQDGRIRFKKGSIDLDLRLSTLPTVYGEKAVMRLLQKASNIPEVEQLGFSEHNYQRYLDTIHKPNGIFLVTGPTGSGKSFTSFSTLKRIAVPEKNTTTIEDPVEYEIPGIIQSQVNPVAGMTFARALRAFLRQDPDIIFVGEIRDAETAKIAVEAALTGHLVLATLHTNDAPGAIVRLEEMGVEHFNIGAAVVGVVAQRLVRKVCNDCKAPTNADPDVLRRLGITERDLKGAQLMRGAGCNRCGGTGYKGRMGIHELMVIDEPLRVAIGAGKNATEITEVAINQSGMKTLRQDGIEKALAGITTLEEVLAVTSK, encoded by the coding sequence GGGTGGGCGCCTGGCCGACATCCTGATTGACTCGGGGCTGGTGGGCGAAAAGCGCATTGCCCGCGCCATTGAAGAAGCGCTGGGGATTCCGCTGGTGAACCTGCTGGTGGTCACGCCGGACCCGGCGGCCCTGAGCGCCGTGCGCGCCCAGACGGCGCTGAACGTCCAGGCCTTTCCCTTTGCCCTGGACAACGGCACCCTGCGCGTGGCGATTGTGGACCCGCTGTCCAGCTACGCCATTGAGGCGCTGGAGGACGACAGCGGCCTGAACATTGAGCCGTATCAGGCCCTGCGCGACCAGATCATGTGGGCCATTGCCACCAACTACCCCGAACTGAACCTGTCGGCCGATCTGCCCGCCGACGCCGAGGGCGGCAGTGGCGGCGGCATGATGGGCCAGCGCCTGATTGCGCGCGGCCTGATCACCGACGCCCAGCTGCAGATGGCCCTGGACGCCCAGCAGCAGACCGGCGAGCCGCTGGGGGCCACCCTGATTGCCCAGAAGGCCATCACCGAAGACCAGCTGTACGAGGTGCTGGCCGAGCAGGCCGGCACCGTGTTCCTGCGCAACCCCCGCGACTTCCAGCCCAGCGAGGACGTGCTGGGGGCCATGCTGCGCGCCGACGCCCTGCGCCTGACCGCCGTGCCGGTAGACGAGACCGACACCGGCGTGACCGTGGTGACGAGTGACCCGCGCAAGCGCGACGACCTCGAAGCCCTGATTGGCCGGCCCGTGAACCTGATTCTGGCCAAGCCGGCAGACGTGGAACTGCTGATTGAGCGCTTTTACCCGCAGCGCGGGCGCCTGGGCGAGCAGATGGTGCAGCAGGGCACGCTGTCACGCGCGCAGCTGCGCGAGGCCCTGCAGGTGCAGGCCAGAGAGGGCCGCGTCAAGGCGCTGGGCGAGGTGATCGTGGAGCTGGGCTTTGCGGGCGCCGACGAGATTGACAACGCCCTGCAAAAGCAGAACGCCGGAGGCGGGCGCCTGGAAGACACCCTGGTGCAGTCCGGCAAGCTGAGCCCGGAAATGCTGGCGCGCTCACTGGCCGCGCAGCTGGGCTACGAGTTCCTGGACCCGGTCCAGAACCCACCCGACGCCAAGGTGGCCCTGATGATCCCCGAAGCCACCGCGCGGCGCTACGGCGTGGTGCCCATCCGGCTGCAGGGCGAGTCGCTGGTGATCGCCATGAAAGACCCGCGCAACGTGTTTGCGCTGGACGACCTGAAGCTGATCACGGGGCGCGAGATCGTGCCGGCCGTGATGGCGGAAAAGGACATCATCCGCCTGATCGAGCGCTACTTCGGCAACAAGGACATGGCCGACCTGAACCAGAAACTGGTGCAGGAGAGCAACAAGCGCGAGAAAGAGAGCAAGCGCGCCGACGACGTGGACATCTCGGCGGGCCTGGACGACAACGCGGTGGTGCGCGTGGTGGACAACATCATCCGCGAGGCGGCGCTGCAGGAAGCCAGTGACATTCACATCGAGCCCACCGAATCGGCCCTGCGCGTGCGCTACCGCGTGGACGGCGTGCTGCGCGAGCAGAACGCGCTGCCCAAGGGCAGTGCCCAGAGCATCCTGGCGCGCATCAAGATTCTGGGCAGCCTGGACATCAGTGAGCGCCGCGTGCCCCAGGACGGCCGCATCCGATTCAAGAAGGGCTCTATTGACCTGGACCTGCGCCTCAGCACCCTGCCCACCGTGTACGGGGAAAAGGCCGTGATGCGTCTGCTACAAAAGGCCAGCAACATTCCCGAGGTCGAGCAGCTGGGCTTTTCCGAGCACAATTACCAGCGCTACCTGGACACCATTCACAAGCCCAACGGCATCTTCCTGGTCACGGGGCCCACGGGGTCGGGGAAATCCTTTACCTCGTTTTCCACCCTCAAGCGCATCGCGGTGCCCGAGAAGAACACCACCACCATTGAAGACCCGGTGGAATACGAGATTCCCGGCATCATCCAGTCGCAGGTGAACCCGGTGGCGGGCATGACCTTTGCCCGCGCGCTGCGCGCCTTCTTGCGCCAGGACCCCGACATCATCTTCGTGGGGGAAATCCGTGACGCCGAAACGGCCAAGATCGCCGTGGAAGCCGCCCTGACCGGCCACCTCGTGCTGGCCACGCTGCACACCAACGACGCCCCGGGCGCCATCGTGCGCCTGGAAGAAATGGGCGTGGAGCATTTCAACATCGGCGCGGCGGTGGTGGGCGTGGTGGCCCAGCGCCTCGTGCGCAAGGTCTGCAACGACTGCAAGGCCCCCACCAACGCCGACCCCGACGTGCTGCGCCGCCTCGGGATCACCGAGCGCGACCTCAAAGGCGCCCAGCTGATGCGCGGCGCCGGCTGCAACCGCTGCGGCGGCACCGGCTACAAGGGCCGCATGGGCATCCACGAACTGATGGTGATTGACGAGCCCCTGCGCGTGGCCATTGGCGCGGGCAAGAACGCCACCGAAATCACCGAGGTCGCCATCAACCAAAGCGGCATGAAAACGCTGCGCCAGGACGGCATCGAAAAGGCCCTGGCCGGCATTACCACCCTCGAAGAAGTGCTGGCGGTGACCAGCAAGTAA